The Vibrio echinoideorum genome includes a region encoding these proteins:
- a CDS encoding PfaB family protein, translating to MTVPTNKAMPLRIALLAQPANAAELSADLFPSFPDIMAVVVDGNFNQALTQAIEAVNQGSMVKLCLDAHSPSLLMLSALNAAQNKIHPHANLAGFAETLDLDNGDSVQLALEMSRRPASDLNHQQQYFALSASQQFDELLNMVNAISSRSLPSHSLPSSYWFTEPNKARVAALTSSDDSQKATSLILTQATGLQEPKPLLSSERLMFVISGNEQAELVSQLTSLREDLKCVNESADRELAIATLMHSNLSHFQSVQHNAGRGANIVIQAASIEAAIQESTALENALPKVMADNSQYKTPAGSCFSPMPQSKGGVAFVYPGVGTVYPGMLREFHHNFPQLFARLEREGNLKEMLQADKTYAEDSQEMSLSELAIAGVGSSYLLTQLLCDEFKVQPDFALGYSKGEASMWASLNVWKNPHALIEMTQTSPIFTTAISGELTAVRQDWQLNSDESIQWNSFVVRSDAQAIEALLPEFPRAYLAIIQGDTCVLAGCESTCRALLKKLGKRGIAANRVTAMHTTPALSQHSQVREFYTQPLFDELPKHIRFISAAGLPTGAPINIDSDSIALSIADTFCSTLDFTALIQSARQQGARLFVEVGADRQTSTLIDKINRSDNVADQYCTIASNAKGGDDVVTLIKCIGQLITHQIPLSVEPLIQGLDQQITAAKQLSGLSQGSAVNYQGELV from the coding sequence GTGACTGTTCCTACTAATAAAGCGATGCCATTGCGCATCGCTCTTTTAGCTCAGCCAGCAAACGCGGCTGAGCTTTCTGCCGACTTATTTCCCTCGTTCCCAGACATAATGGCTGTTGTGGTTGATGGCAATTTTAATCAAGCACTTACTCAAGCGATAGAGGCAGTCAATCAAGGCAGTATGGTTAAGCTTTGTTTGGATGCTCACTCACCATCATTGTTGATGTTAAGTGCGCTGAATGCTGCTCAGAATAAGATTCACCCACACGCGAATTTAGCGGGCTTTGCCGAAACTCTCGATCTAGATAATGGAGATAGCGTTCAGCTTGCTCTAGAGATGTCACGCCGCCCCGCTTCAGACTTAAACCATCAACAGCAATACTTTGCCCTATCTGCTTCGCAGCAGTTTGATGAATTGTTGAATATGGTTAATGCGATATCGAGCCGTTCATTGCCGAGCCATTCATTACCGAGCTCTTATTGGTTCACTGAGCCGAACAAAGCACGTGTTGCTGCGTTAACTTCCAGTGACGATAGCCAAAAAGCCACCAGCCTGATATTGACTCAAGCGACCGGTTTACAAGAACCAAAACCATTGCTATCCAGCGAACGTTTGATGTTTGTGATTTCAGGCAACGAACAAGCCGAATTGGTTTCTCAATTAACCTCGTTAAGAGAAGATCTTAAATGCGTTAACGAATCGGCAGACCGTGAACTTGCTATCGCTACCTTAATGCATTCAAACCTAAGTCACTTCCAAAGCGTTCAGCACAATGCTGGCCGTGGTGCGAACATCGTGATTCAAGCCGCTTCAATTGAGGCTGCAATACAAGAGAGCACTGCGCTAGAAAATGCGTTGCCAAAAGTAATGGCGGACAATAGCCAATACAAAACCCCAGCGGGCAGTTGTTTCTCACCGATGCCTCAGAGCAAAGGTGGCGTTGCATTTGTTTACCCTGGTGTTGGCACAGTTTATCCCGGCATGTTGCGCGAATTTCACCACAATTTCCCACAGTTATTTGCTCGTTTAGAACGTGAAGGTAACTTGAAAGAGATGCTGCAGGCTGACAAAACCTACGCCGAAGACTCGCAAGAAATGTCGCTCAGTGAGCTGGCAATTGCCGGTGTGGGCAGTAGTTATCTGTTAACACAACTGCTGTGTGATGAATTCAAAGTGCAGCCAGATTTCGCTTTGGGTTACTCCAAGGGTGAAGCCTCCATGTGGGCCAGCTTAAATGTTTGGAAGAACCCGCATGCGCTGATTGAGATGACTCAAACTAGCCCTATTTTCACCACGGCTATTTCTGGCGAACTCACCGCAGTACGTCAAGATTGGCAGCTGAACAGCGACGAAAGCATCCAATGGAATAGCTTTGTGGTTCGCAGTGATGCACAAGCAATTGAGGCTCTGCTACCAGAGTTTCCACGTGCTTATCTCGCTATCATCCAAGGTGACACTTGCGTACTGGCAGGTTGTGAAAGCACATGTCGTGCACTACTCAAGAAACTGGGTAAACGTGGCATTGCCGCGAATCGTGTTACCGCAATGCACACCACACCAGCATTGAGCCAACATAGCCAAGTGCGTGAGTTTTACACGCAACCACTGTTCGACGAATTGCCAAAGCATATCCGCTTTATCAGCGCAGCAGGTCTACCGACGGGCGCACCAATCAATATCGACAGCGATAGCATCGCCCTTTCGATTGCCGACACTTTCTGTTCGACGCTGGATTTCACCGCGTTGATCCAGAGTGCACGTCAACAAGGTGCTCGTCTGTTTGTCGAAGTGGGTGCCGATCGTCAAACCAGCACATTGATCGACAAGATCAATCGTAGCGACAACGTAGCAGACCAATACTGCACAATCGCTTCCAATGCCAAAGGCGGTGACGATGTTGTCACGCTCATCAAATGCATTGGTCAGCTCATTACTCATCAAATCCCATTGTCTGTCGAGCCTCTTATCCAAGGGCTAGACCAACAGATCACCGCAGCTAAGCAATTAAGCGGTTTATCTCAAGGCAGCGCAGTGAATTATCAAGGAGAGCTAGTATGA